Below is a genomic region from Meleagris gallopavo isolate NT-WF06-2002-E0010 breed Aviagen turkey brand Nicholas breeding stock chromosome 5, Turkey_5.1, whole genome shotgun sequence.
TAAATTTCTGCCCAATTAGCAGCAATGAAGTCGAAGGGGAAATGATGTTTGCTAAATACGGAGggaaatgttctgttttctacCTGCTCTCAGAATTTCCAATGAAGGGCAAAATTCAAACTTTCTGACAAGTTTAactttgagctttttttttggatttgtagggtgttggttttttgagtttttttttgttttgttttttgggttttttttcctctcatgtaGCATTTGAGACAGGCTGAGTTGGTATTAGAACTTCTCTTCAAGAAGCTGTCATAATGACTGGCATTTTGTATTTCCAAACCGCCATAAAGGTAACAACTAATTCTTATGTCATCGCTTGTCATTAGTGGGAAATAAGTGGCTTTTAAATCTCACTCGTAAAGGAGGAGAAGATGAGACCACAGAGAAAGCTCCTGTCAGAGATGTTCCTGGCACTCAGCCTAGTGCTAAGGGCTTTCAGAAGTCATCCTGCTGCTTTAACTGCTCAGAAATAGAATAAGAATTGCAGAAACagtttttcccttctccttgcAATCTGTTCTTTGAACAGCTGGAAAAGTATGGTGTGGTTAAAGCCTGAAAACGAGCATGTGATCTGGCCAGAAGAATTAGTGCTACCATTAGGATCCTCTTTATCTTTGTTCACGGCCAGCGGAACTTTTAGCGCTGTGCAAAATGCGATGAAGGCAATCCTTCCAGGGATGAGTGGTGCAGATGGTTCTTCATTAGCCAAGAGTCACCATGGCAGTAGGAGGAACCAATAGTTTGCATGAACAGAACAAGGATTTTGTCCTTTGAACAAGTGAATTTCTGTCAGTGGGGATATGAGCTATTTCTATGCCTAGAAATTAAAGAGGTGAGAATTTTACGGGCGCAGCGGTGGTGGTTTTGATGGCAGAAAAAATGATCTGGTATTTTATCCCTCCCAACAGACCAGGCTTGAGAGAGTAAATCTGTATTCCAGCTGTCTAGGTCTATAGACCTTAATTCTGGCCTCCTTGGCTTCAGAATCATCATCTTCCCTGGACGGATGCAGAGGCAGCCCCAAAAAGCACTATGGTCAACATTGAAGTCTCCCTCTTGGTTGCACCATGCTGTGGCAACCCACAAAACAGGGAGTAAACTCTGACATCTCCTTCTCATGTGGATGCAGTGGAAAATACCTGTGACTTTGCAGTGcaatttgtctttccttttgtttcccaGCTGAGTAGGGCCCCTGCCCTCTTTGCTTCTGAAGCACTGGTGACgaatatatgtttttttaatgaaatgtgtttttagaAGATCATATTCAGATGTCAAACCTAATTCACTCTTTCTCTGGGGGCTTccctctgccagctgctcagATAACAACTCAAATACTGATGTTACACTTCCTGGTGTACCATGCCCCTTTGGGCAGACTTTGTTGTGTCTTTTCAGAAGTTCTGACCCTTCTTCACCTCCAGTTTGTCCTCCTTTGGGATTCTGAAGATCCAGGGCAAGGTCAGCCTTGCTGGGTTACTGCAGAGAGTTTTCTGACAGACACATTTGTAGAAACTCTGCTGAAGAGTCAGGAACCTGGAGAAAGACAACGCCACTGTGTCGTGCAGCTGATTCATTTGGCACTGAGGCTTGCCTGGCCAACAAACTACCTCAGCAAAGGCCATTCCTAAGCACCACATGGATTCTGTAGTTTCCATCGTTCAGAAGGCAAAATGTCTCCAAAGAAGCCTTGCAAGCAGCCAGCTAGGTGCCGGCCTCTGAATGCGTGCGAGCGAGCCTTATAGCAGCGCATTattaaacatttgctttcattGATCAGACCTGGGCCAGGGAATGCCCTAAAAATCAGGGGGATCAGGAAAACACAAGAGCTGCAGACGTCTTGTCTCCAGGTTATTGCCGTCTTACTCAGATCCTTCTTTGAGCCTCAGTCTTGTTTGTAACACCTACAGAATGGAATGTAATACTTGAAAATATGACTCTCATTATCTTTTACCTTTAGCTCCCGTTTCCCAATGTTTATCTTTCATCTGGGACAAGAACTTTCTGCATCGTTGTGTCTTGTATAGGCTGAGCACATAGTTGAAACTTGCCAATAAAGAGAATTATTTATACCATGCGCTGGTAAGCTTGGTAATTACAAAGCCATGAAAACCCAACATCTGCTGGCTGTTGATTTAAGAGGTGGCCTTGTTTCAGAAGACCAAGACCTTACCTGTGTGAGGGTCTGCCAGCATCCTGCCAGCGTGACACAGCTACGTGAGGGGCACGCAGAGAACAGCCCAGCCAAGGGCCTCCGTGCTGTGGCAATGGCTATCCTGGAGATCACCACACGAGGACGGGGTCTCTTGGGCCTCTCCTCACCCTGTGCCAGTGGTGGGTGCTGCAGGGATCAGAGAGACAGAGGGGTCTGGAGACAGAGGGAAATACGAGAggaggcaggaggagctgagaggaagGGTACATGGGGTGAGGGAGAGCAGGGAGAAGACATGGGAAAACATGAGAAACAGGGAAGGTGAAGGCAGGAAAGATCCAGGAGTGAAAGCTACAGCTACAAGGCTCGTGAGTTCAGTGGAAGGGCTGGAACAAAAGAGCTCTTTGTCCTACCTTGGTTTGTGGTGTGGGTTGATCTGTACTCTAAAAAGATAAAGTGCAGTGAGAGAAGTTATTAGGCTGCAGATGGAGAAGGAAACAGGCATCACACCAcctcagctctgcttctgctgccatTCTGCACCCAGTTTCCTTAGATACCCCTGTGGAGGGGCGGTCCAGCAGTGTGGTGGACTTACCAGCTGTAAGGTAACTGCAAGGGCTGAGCCCGGAGAGTTGCTTGCAGGCAGGTGGCAGGAGGGCAGCGGGCTCTAGTGCTGTTCATCATACCCAAGCATGTGTCAGACACCCTAGAAATTCGTTCCAACCTACACATAAGGAGGAAGAAGGACTAAAGGACCTCTTTGCTCGGTGACAGGAGCTCCTAGGCAGCTCAGAAGCTTGGTAAGCTCTGGCCTTGAGAGAGAGATGGCAGGGaaagccagcagcagggagcagcatgAACTATCGGACTGTGGCAGTTTGCAGCTTTTATCTTATTCCTGAACCTACACCAGGACGCACAGAACCCAACCCTTGTGTTGCCTGCCTTCTCCCTTCTGTCACTGGGATAGAAATGGTGTTGCCCAAGCTCTGGGAGAGCCCTTCTGGGTGCCACTGGGGAACAAAACACCGCATTGGCAGGTCTCACCCCAGCAGACAGCCTCAGGTTTGGGCCCTCAGTGTTGGGAGGAAGAGGCTGTGCCACCATGAGCCAGGGCGCGTCaagagagaggaaggggagCATTTACTTACAAGAAGGAAGAATTCCTCCATGCCTTGTTTTCCCTGCTGTGCAACAGCTGATGGCCATGTCAAGCACCGCTTCTCTTGGGCTGCAGGTAGCTGAGAGCAGGCAGTGCTGAATAGGGGCGGTATCAGGAGCAGGCTGCGTGTTTCTGCTTGTTCTAGGATGATGTGCAACTTCTAATCATAGTCTCACGTAGTTCTTTCCTTTAATTACCACTGGTATCAAAGCAGTGGCTGCCTCTGGAACTGGGAGCAGTGCCTCACCCATCAGCCCTCCTTTCATTGGGCACGCTGCCCAAGTCACTGCTATGATGGCAGCCAGGGCTTTCTCTGAGGGCTCTGCTCCACACAGGCCCCGGGCTCAGCCCAGGGACCGTGAGCTGCCAGCTCAGCCACAGCTTCAGGGCACTGCCCCAGGTGTGGAACCCTGCTGGGCcaccccagctctgctctgtggccCTTCAGCCACTGCTTCCACCACACTCgccagggctgggagcagcccccTGGCAGGCTCCTGTTACTGCAGACCTCCTGTGCAGCACCCTGAGCAGTGCCCCGATGTTCTCACAGCACCGCACATGAGAGCACCCACACAGGAGCTGGATGgtgatttttaaatatctctttttttttgtttttttttgttttttttttttgttttgttttgttttttaaatcctgaTGCTGATAGTGACCTGCAGGCTCTTTGTTGCCTTCAGGTCCCTGCTGGTTTCAGTTTTGGTACAAATGTGTTTAGATTTTAGCAAAATTAAACTGGGGAAGGGGGCGGGGGGGGCGGGGGTACAGAGCACCTGATcgatttgtatttatttattttaacacttTACTAAATAAAGCACAACAAACTCTCTCGTCTCCTCAGCTGTGTCTCCAGGAGGGGCTCAAGGTccaccccagccctgccctgcaccTCCTCACAcagtggctgtgctggggaagaaCCAACCCGGCCCCTCCACATAGGGTTCCTCCGGCTGCTGCGCTCCAGTACATGGAGATCAAAGCCCCCATTAGTTCTGGGAACCCAAACTTGCTGTGCTAAGGGCTGGCTGTGCCAACCCTGCAGGGCCCACAGCAGAGCTAACAACAGGGCTGGCACAGAAAGccacagctgctccttcccATGGCTCCCAGCAGAGAGCGGGCCGAGCAGGACAGGTAAGGTGCTGTCTGGATCTGATCTGTGTTGCTGCTCAGGCTGGTGATAACAGCAAGCTCTGGCATTACTAAACAAATGCTGTCTGCTAGGGGACAACCTGATGCCGTCATGCCTTTTGCTGCGCTAATGACGAGCAATGGCCTTCCAGCCTTTTCCCAAAGCCAACAACTTGCTCCCAGCCTGCTGCCACCCCATCTACCCCTGCAGAGGCTGGGCTTCCTGTTCCAGGCCCAGGAGCCAAGTCCTTACCCCAGGCTGTGCTCCCACCAGAACCGTGAAGCCAGAGCCCTTTGTTTAGGTCCCAGTGCCTATCCAGGACTCAGCCATGTGCTGCTGGGAACATACAGCCATGCTACGAAGCCACGGTCTGTGGCAGgctgccagcccacagcagtATCTACCACTGGCCCATGTCAGGGCTCACCCACTGAGCAGTGACACCAAGATCACTTCTACGAGCCTGCTCCCTCGTGCTTGTGCAGGCTCACTGCAGAAAGCATTAATAACCACACAGTTCTAACAAGgatatgaaaaagaataaaaaagctttaatttaaaaattaaattaaaaagagagaataagCAAGAGGCGCTTGTGCCCTTCCCAGACAATGTGATTTGTGTGGCTCCTCCTGGCCGTTCCCACTAAGGACGGAAATCTTCACACCTGCACAGCTCTAGCTCTTGCAGACCAGAATAATGCTAAGAGAACAGCATAGGTTGCAGCAGCCCCGGGCCTGGAGCTGCTCCAGTGCCAGCAGCAAAATCATCCAGGTGCAAGAAaggcttaaaaaaacaaaacaaaacaaaaaaacaccgGACCATGACACCCTAACCACTGAATTCTTACGAGAAAagtataaataatttaaatagcATGAGGAAAGCAACACATCCTCTGTGCTCCAGTGTgtacagctgcagagcagagccagccatgctgctcccactgcaggGACCATGGTGCTCAGCTACGGCCTCCCTGGGGTcagtcccatcccatccctgaTTGTTGGTGGCAGCCTTGGCACTGCCAGGAGTCAGGGAGGCACTGGGGTCCCTGCCACTAATTCTTCCACAGGAGCACAGACCCCCTGTGAAGCTATCCCACCCACCACAATGGCAGAAGGATTGTACCAAGCACCAGACTGCTTTCACTTAGAGCTGGGCCAGCCCAGGAGAGACTCTGCATCCACGTGGATGGGGAGCCAGCCTTAGTCCAAGGTTAAGCCAGGACTCCACAGTTCCTAGTGATCTCTAGCCTCGGCTCCTAGAGCATCAGGAGGCCTCTTCCGAGGCCTTGCTCCACAAATGATGCAAGAGGATGGTCCACATAGCCATCTCCCACTCGCCAAAGCTCCAGGGATGTGCGTAGGTTTGCAAACTGGGActgcagagaggagcagagcagggaaaaGTGCAGCTCTAGAGCCTCTCGAGGCCAGGCCCTGGGCTGAGGTGAGCTAACAAAGGCTGTGAACTGATATCTGCTAGAACTAGGGATGGGAAGACCAGTCCCCCGGCACAGTGGAAGCTCCCCTGTTAACGCAGGATTGATCTGAACAAACCCTGGGCCACACTGCAGCAACTCAACCCACAGACGCTGCCTGATCTCACAGCTGGCATCCTCCCTCTTATCTACAGACATCCCATTGTGAATCAGATCCCTTGGGCAAGGCTAAGAGGTgagctggggcaggaggaggccCCGCACCCTCCCTTCTCCACCTGCTACCAGCACCCTGCACCCACTGTCCCCAGGTGTCAGAGGTTCCTCTCGGCAGTGAGGTATTTGAGTGCAGCAGCCCCATATCTCCGCGACAGATCCTGGTGGAATTCCTCCCGCAGCGTTTGTAGACAGCCCCGGTACCCAGCATTCAGGCGAAACTTGGAGATGTCGAAGCTGGGAGCGTGGGGCATGTGGATCATGAAGGCATTGGGCAGTACCAGCAGCTCGTACTCCTGGGGACAGAGCGGCAACTGTCACCATCAGCACCGATACCAACACCTCACTGCCCGGCTGTGGCCCCAGCACCTACCTGCGCATCCAGCTCCATGATGTGGGACACCTTGTTCCAGCCGAAGCCCACGAACCGCTGATCGTACTTTGGGCAGTCTCGCCTCACTACAACGTAAGGCTCAAAGTCTGGCTGCCACGCCACACGGTACGGTACGGTGGCTGTTCGCCATTTGGCATAGTCAGTTGGGGCATGGCCTTTTGGCCACACGTGGTACCTGTGAGGAGAAATGGAAGTGAGACACCAGGAAAAGTGGCCGCTCTATGGCCCCAAGGCACAAGGGTACCAGACTGGCTTCTGCTGGGTGTGGCAGTCTTTGGGGTGGCAGGGAGCTCCAGGACTTACCTGAAGGTGTAGAGGGAGCCCATGTCCAGCATGGAGAGCAGTTCTGCTTTGGATTTGGGGAAGGTCAGGCGGTAGTGCAGTGTCTCAAATGCCGGCACAATGAGAGCTGCCTTCCTGTGAGGCAACTCCAGCTGCTGGATGGAGTTCCTACAAAGGTAGAAAGAGCATGAGGCTTCTGTGGCCATCAGCTGTGGCTACAGCCCCATTCCTAATTCCCCTTCATCAGCCCCACCAGCCCACCCACAGTTCCATAAAAGGATTAATGCGTTCAGACACCACACAGTGCTGCCATACAGGAGTTTGAGGCCTCACAGCCACTTCTCCTTCCTGATCCACTGCTGTCTGATAAAATCAAGGACAGAATCACAAGATTGAGCAGAAAACAACCCATTTCTACACATAAAAAACGGCTGTCTGGGGCACGTCCTGCAAACTCCTTACCTGAGGTAATCGTAGAGGCCATACATCGGCAGGAAGTCAATGTCAGTCAGAAAGACATACGGCGTCTGTGTGTTGGTCAAGGCCACGTTGCGCAGGAGGTTGATAGGGTAGAACTGCCCCTCCTTGTAGACGATGTGATAGGCGACATTGCGACGGGCACTCAGCACCTCCGAGGCCTGGGCGTAGCGCAGGAACTGCTGGGCCTCCGCGTCCGACATGTACAGCGCCAGGCTGATGGGGCCAGCCCAGTGTTTGCAGATGGCCTCCAAcatctgcagcctgcagagcagagagcactGTGTGAGTGGGAGCCCTGCCTTGTGGGAACCTGGTCAGATCCAGAACTAAGGGCTGTCAGAAAACTGCAAGCCATCCGAGCCCAGGAGAGAGCGGAGGGAATTACTGCTCCCAAAAGAGGCTGcttgctgctccttctgcagtgctctggTGTGAGGGTGAGCAGCCCATGTTACAGAGCCCATGTAGCTCCTGAGTTGTAAAGTCAGCCCAGAGGCAGTGGAGGGGGAACCCAACCCCCCCATCAACCCCACTGGTAAGTACCTGTCCATGGAGAGCTGGGCCACGAGGGTGACATCAGTGGGGTTGGGAAGGGCCAGGAACTCGTACTGCAGGAAGAACAGGTGGACGCGGTGCTGCGTGAGGTGCTGCCGGCGGAAATCATAGCAGGGATCATCCTCATCCAGCTCCTCGAgtgcctgctgcagctgcaacaCCGCAAAGGTGAGGCACGGTGGGAGACTCAGGGGGGAGCACGGGGAGCTGCCGACATCTTTGCCTGTCCCGTGGCCTGGGCCAGGacagagctgcagtcagcctcACCTGGTCGCTGGGCGGGCTGGGGAGACTGGCACAGCCAAAGAGCTCCCTGCGCAGCAGGTTCCCATCATACTCCAGGAAGGTCAGGTAGAGGTTGCGGAAGAACTCCACATGCTTGTTCTTCACCCGCAGCTTCTTGGGCGAGTTCCAGTGGATTACCTGGGAGCAATGGTATATCATGCTGCAAAGGGGAAGTCAGCAGCACTCAATGCTCCCCAAAGCCCCAAAACACCATTGTTGACTGCCAAAGATCTCTGGGTCCTTCACCCTGTCTCCTATATGGCAGAAGCATCTAGTAGGAAGAGTACAGGGCTCCTCATAGGagaatctgtgattctgcttCAAATGCCACAAAAATCTACCCACCTTGAGATCTGAGACCTCAGTGTAGCACAGCTCTGAGCGGGTATGATCAGAGAGCTGCACATTCCAGAAGCACGGGAGCCGATACACCAGGGCGGGGTTCTGCTTGATCACTGCATTAAAGATGTCCTAGGAGAGAGAATGACAAGTGCAGAGGAGGATAAAGGGGACAGTATGGCCCCCATatgacagcactgctctgggaaCACAGAAGGGCTGGCCACCCTGGAGGCCTTACCTGATCAGCCAACGAGGTGGAAAGCATGCTCATGAGCTCCCGCTCTGCTGTCAGCCGCCAcatctgctcccagcccaggcGACGCAGACGGTCCAGCAAGAGCAGGATCACCCCTGGATGCCAGGAAAGAGGATGCTAGGTCCACCAGTGGAGCACGGCAGCCTGCATGCCTCCAGCCTCTGGGACATGCCACTTCTTTGCACGCAATCTCCAGGATGCTGTAGCAGCTCCACATGCCCACGTCAGCCTTCCCCAGCCTCCCCACTCACACTGCCCCAGCTGGGTTTTCTGTCAGAGTGCAGGAGCCATTTTAACAACTCTCACTCACCCGTGTTGAAGCCACGTCCCAGTGCTGGCCATGGTTTGTGGTTCTTCCAGAGGTTGCCCAAATACCAGTCACTTTGGTTCTCTACTAGCCCAATCACCTGCTTTTCTGAGGAAAGAGAGGGACATACATGTGGCGCACATCTACAAGTTTGGAAGGTGCAAGCAAACTCTCTACATTACTGCTGAAGCTGATGGGGACCACCATGCTGATGTGGCAGCAGGCCCTGTCAGATCTCCAGTGGGTCCCAAAGGCTCCCCGTCCTCACCAGAGAACTTCCCGAAGACAGCCCAGAGCTCAGCAATGTCAGTGGCGAAGGTGATGTCAGTGTCCAAGACGATGACCTTGGAGAGGTTGGAGGGCAGTGCCTTGGTGAGAGTCAGCTTCATCAGCCCGTAGATGCCAGAGTAGTGCTTGTTGGGGATCCACGACACCTCTGGCTGCAAGGTGACATGGCCTCAGGGCTGGGCACGGGTGGGCCCTTCCTGCTTGGGCAGGAGAGCCATGTTCTCATACACAGGAGGCCAGCAGAGGGGCACAACAGGGTTGTGGAACCAGGAAAAAGCATTAACAATCTCCCTCCCACTCTCT
It encodes:
- the LARGE2 gene encoding LARGE xylosyl- and glucuronyltransferase 2 isoform X1; the protein is MLCSWRVKLKLLLATVTLAVLLSWLYLFVGSLEYGRFLLLPPCLGEQPSRDVEREALASQVRRVEEENQQLRMQLGQVQVEGSNGIPQWGASAEDGPPLGGERNNRTACPKQWMVHKCELLHIAIVCAGHNASRDVVTLVKSILFHRKNPLHFHFITDSVAHQILQTLFQSWMVPSIHVSFYNADDLKPEVSWIPNKHYSGIYGLMKLTLTKALPSNLSKVIVLDTDITFATDIAELWAVFGKFSEKQVIGLVENQSDWYLGNLWKNHKPWPALGRGFNTGVILLLLDRLRRLGWEQMWRLTAERELMSMLSTSLADQDIFNAVIKQNPALVYRLPCFWNVQLSDHTRSELCYTEVSDLKVIHWNSPKKLRVKNKHVEFFRNLYLTFLEYDGNLLRRELFGCASLPSPPSDQLQQALEELDEDDPCYDFRRQHLTQHRVHLFFLQYEFLALPNPTDVTLVAQLSMDRLQMLEAICKHWAGPISLALYMSDAEAQQFLRYAQASEVLSARRNVAYHIVYKEGQFYPINLLRNVALTNTQTPYVFLTDIDFLPMYGLYDYLRNSIQQLELPHRKAALIVPAFETLHYRLTFPKSKAELLSMLDMGSLYTFRYHVWPKGHAPTDYAKWRTATVPYRVAWQPDFEPYVVVRRDCPKYDQRFVGFGWNKVSHIMELDAQEYELLVLPNAFMIHMPHAPSFDISKFRLNAGYRGCLQTLREEFHQDLSRRYGAAALKYLTAERNL
- the LARGE2 gene encoding LARGE xylosyl- and glucuronyltransferase 2 isoform X2 — protein: MLCSWRVKLKLLLATVTLAVLLSWLYLFVGSLEYGRFLLLPPCLGEQPSRDVEREALASQVRRVEEENQQLRMQLGQVQVEGSNGIPQWGASAEDGPPLGGERNNRTACPKQWMVHKCELLHIAIVCAGHNASRDVVTLVKSILFHRKNPLHFHFITDSVAHQILQTLFQSWMVPSIHVSFYNADDLKPEVSWIPNKHYSGIYGLMKLTLTKALPSNLSKVIVLDTDITFATDIAELWAVFGKFSEKQVIGLVENQSDWYLGNLWKNHKPWPALGRGFNTGVILLLLDRLRRLGWEQMWRLTAERELMSMLSTSLADQDIFNAVIKQNPALVYRLPCFWNVQLSDHTRSELCYTEVSDLKVIHWNSPKKLRVKNKHVEFFRNLYLTFLEYDGNLLRRELFGCASLPSPPSDQQALEELDEDDPCYDFRRQHLTQHRVHLFFLQYEFLALPNPTDVTLVAQLSMDRLQMLEAICKHWAGPISLALYMSDAEAQQFLRYAQASEVLSARRNVAYHIVYKEGQFYPINLLRNVALTNTQTPYVFLTDIDFLPMYGLYDYLRNSIQQLELPHRKAALIVPAFETLHYRLTFPKSKAELLSMLDMGSLYTFRYHVWPKGHAPTDYAKWRTATVPYRVAWQPDFEPYVVVRRDCPKYDQRFVGFGWNKVSHIMELDAQEYELLVLPNAFMIHMPHAPSFDISKFRLNAGYRGCLQTLREEFHQDLSRRYGAAALKYLTAERNL